In Cicer arietinum cultivar CDC Frontier isolate Library 1 chromosome 7, Cicar.CDCFrontier_v2.0, whole genome shotgun sequence, a single window of DNA contains:
- the LOC101514127 gene encoding phosphoenolpyruvate carboxylase, housekeeping isozyme produces MANRNLEKMASIDAHLRQLVPAKVSEDDKLIEYDALLLDRFLDILQDLHGEDLKETVQEVYELSAEYEGKHDPEKLEELGNLITSLDAGDSIVVAKSFSHMLNLANLAEEVQIAHRRRIKLKKGDFADENNATTESDIEETLKRLVGDLNKSPQEVFDALKNQTVDLVLTAHPTQSIRRSLLQKHGRIRNCLAHLYAKDITPDDKQELDEALQREIQAAFRTDEIRRTPPTPQDEMRAGMSYFHETIWMGVPKFLRRVDTALKNIGINERVPYNAPLIQFSSWMGGDRDGNPRVTPEVTRDVCLLARMMAANLYYSQIEDLMFELSMWRCNDELRVRAEELNRSSKKDAVAKHYIEFWKNIPPNEPYRVLLGEVRDRLYQTRERSRHLLANGYSDIPEEHTFTNVDEFLEPLELCYRSLCACGDRAIADGSLLDFLRQVSTFGLSLVRLDIRQESERHSDVLDAITKHLEIGSYQEWSEEKRQQWLLSELSGKRPLFGPDLPQTEEIRDVLDTFHVIAELPSDNFGAYIISMATAASDVLAVELLQRECHVKHPLRVVPLFEKLADLEAAPAALARLFSIDWYRNRINGKQEVMIGYSDSGKDAGRFSAAWQLYKAQEELIKVAKEYGVKLTMFHGRGGTVGRGGGPTHLAILSQPPETIHGSLRVTVQGEVIEQSFGEQHLCFRTLQRFTAATLEHGMHPPISPKPEWRALMDQMAVIATEEYRAMVFQEPRFVEYFRLATPELEYGRMNIGSRPAKRKPSGGIETLRAIPWIFAWTQTRFHLPVWLGFGAAFKQVIDKDIRNLQMLQEMYNQWPFFRVTIDLVEMVFAKGDPGIAALYDRLLVSKDLWPFGEQLRTKFEETKKLLLQVAAHKDLLEGDPYLKQRLRLRDSYITTLNVCQAYTLKRIRDPNYNVKLRPHISKESIEISKAADELVTLNPTSEYAPGLEDTLILTMKGIAAGLQNTG; encoded by the exons ATGGCGAACAGGAACCTGGAAAAGATGGCATCAATTGATGCTCACCTTCGGCAATTGGTTCCTGCAAAAGTGAGTGAGGATGACAAACTTATTGAGTATGATGCTTTACTCTTGGATCGGTTCCTTGATATTCTACAGGATTTACATGGGGAGGATCTGAAAGAAACG GTCCAAGAAGTATATGAACTTTCTGCTGAGTATGAAGGAAAGCATGACCCTGAGAAACTGGAAGAACTTGGAAATCTGATAACTAGTTTGGATGCCGGAGATTCTATTGTTGTTGCCAAGTCCTTTTCCCACATGCTTAACTTGGCAAACTTAGCTGAAGAAGTCCAAATTGCTCATCGCAGAAGGATTAAGTTGAAAAAGGGTGATTTTGCTGATGAAAACAATGCAACAACTGAATCAGATATTGAAGAAACTCTCAAGAGACTTGTAGGGGATCTGAACAAGTCTCCTCAGGAAGTTTTTGATGCACTGAAAAACCAGACTGTTGATCTTGTTCTTACTGCTCATCCTACGCAATCAATCCGTAGATCTTTGCTTCAAAAGCATGGAAG GATACGGAATTGTTTAGCACATTTGTATGCTAAAGATATCACTCCTGATGATAAACAGGAGCTTGATGAGGCTCTACAGAGGGAG ATCCAAGCTGCTTTCCGTACTGATGAAATAAGGAGGACCCCTCCTACACCACAAGATGAGATGAGAGCAGGGATGAGCTACTTCCATGAAACAATTTGGATGGGTGTACCTAAATTTCTCCGTCGTGTTGATACAGCTTTGAAAAATATAGGGATTAATGAACGTGTCCCATATAATGCGCCCCTTATTCAGTTTTCTTCTTGGATGGGTGGAGATCGTGATG GAAATCCAAGAGTTACTCCTGAAGTGACAAGAGATGTTTGCTTATTGGCTAGAATGATGGCTGCTAATTTGTATTATTCTCAGATAGAGGATCTTATGTTTGAA CTGTCTATGTGGCGCTGCAATGACGAGCTACGTGTCCGTGCAGAAGAACTTAACAGGTCTTCCAAGAAAGACGCCGTTGCAAAACACTACATAG AATTTTGGAAAAACATCCCTCCAAATGAACCATATCGTGTGCTACTTGGTGAAGTAAGGGATAGGCTCTACCAAACTCGTGAACGTTCTCGCCATTTGTTAGCTAATGGGTACTCTGACATTCCAGAGGAGCATACTTTCACCAATGTTGACGAG TTCTTGGAACCTCTTGAACTCTGTTATAGATCACTTTGTGCTTGTGGTGATCGCGCAATTGCTGATGGAAGTCTTCTAGATTTCTTGAGGCAAGTCTCTACTTTTGGTCTGTCACTAGTGAGGCTTGATATCAGGCAAGAATCAGAACGTCATAGTGATGTATTGGATGCAATTACCAAACATCTGGAAATTGGCTCCTACCAAGAATGGTCTGAAGAAAAGCGGCAGCAATGGCTTTTGTCTGAATTGAGTGGCAAACGCCCCTTGTTCGGACCTGACCTTCCCCAAACTGAAGAAATTAGAGATGTTTTGGACACGTTTCATGTCATAGCAGAACTACCATCAGACAACTTTGGAGCATATATCATATCAATGGCTACTGCAGCATCCGATGTGCTTGCAGTTGAACTTCTACAACGCGAATGCCATGTCAAGCATCCATTGAGAGTTGTGCCATTGTTTGAGAAGCTTGCTGATCTGGAGGCAGCTCCTGCTGCATTAGCCCGGTTGTTCTCAATTGATTGGTACAGAAATCGGATCAACGGGAAACAAGAAGTCATGATTGGGTATTCTGATTCAGGTAAAGATGCTGGAAGGTTTTCTGCAGCATGGCAGCTATACAAGGCTCAAGAGGAGCTTATAAAGGTAGCTAAGGAATATGGTGTTAAACTAACTATGTTCCATGGTCGCGGAGGGACTGTTGGAAGGGGTGGTGGTCCCACTCACCTTGCTATACTGTCTCAGCCTCCAGAGACAATCCACGGATCACTTCGTGTAACTGTCCAAGGTGAAGTTATTGAGCAATCATTTGGAGAGCAGCACTTGTGTTTCAGAACACTACAACGTTTCACTGCAGCTACTCTAGAGCATGGAATGCATCCTCCAATTTCTCCCAAACCGGAATGGCGTGCTTTGATGGACCAGATGGCTGTCATTGCCACAGAAGAATACCGTGCTATGGTATTTCAAGAACCCCGTTTCGTTGAGTATTTCAGGCTG GCGACACCAGAGTTGGAATATGGTCGGATGAATATCGGAAGTCGACCAGCAAAGCGAAAGCCAAGTGGAGGTATTGAGACACTCCGTGCTATACCTTGGATCTTTGCCTGGACACAAACAAGGTTTCATCTTCCAGTGTGGCTTGGATTTGGGGCAGCATTCAAGCAAGTTATTGACAAGGATATTAGAAATCTTCAAATGCTACAAGAGATGTACAATCAATGGCCTTTCTTTAGGGTCACTATTGATTTAGTGGAAATGGTGTTTGCCAAGGGAGACCCCGGTATTGCTGCTCTTTATGACAGGCTCCTTGTTTCAAAAGATCTATGGCCTTTCGGCGAGCAGTTGAGGACCAAATTTGAAGAAACTAAGAAACTCCTACTTCAG GTGGCTGCGCACAAGGATCTTCTTGAGGGAGACCCTTACTTGAAGCAAAGACTCCGCTTGCGTGATTCGTACATTACTACCCTAAATGTGTGCCAAGCTTACACATTGAAACGTATCCGAGATCCAAACTATAATGTGAAGCTACGCCCTCACATCTCTAAAGAGTCTATAGAGATAAGTAAAGCTGCTGATGAACTTGTAACACTGAACCCAACAAGTGAGTATGCACCTGGTTTGGAAGATACTCTCATTCTCACCATGAAGGGTATTGCTGCTGGATTGCAAAACACTGGTTAA
- the LOC140921065 gene encoding hydroxyisourate hydrolase-like yields MVLTLKIFALLVVIIPNAYSLSIDDFPSDFVFGASTSAYQVQQMKMAENQAYGILFLIMEMEDVQLMANMGLDAYRFSISWSGIIPDGKGPINPK; encoded by the exons ATGGTGTTGACTTTGAAGATATTTGCTTTATTAGTAGTAATCATCCCTAATGCTTATAGTTTAAGCATAGATGATTTCCCTTCTGATTTTGTGTTTGGTGCTTCAACCTCTGCTTATCag GTGCAGCAAATGAAGATGGCAGAAAACCAAGCATATGGGATACTTTTTCTCATAATGGAAATG GAAGATGTGCAACTCATGGCCAACATGGGCTTAGATGCTTATAGATTTTCAATATCATGGTCAGGAATTATTCCAG ATGGAAAAGGACCAATTAATCCCAAATGA